The following coding sequences lie in one Oncorhynchus kisutch isolate 150728-3 linkage group LG17, Okis_V2, whole genome shotgun sequence genomic window:
- the LOC109908327 gene encoding glucose-6-phosphate 1-dehydrogenase isoform X6 — MSTSCRWLFRDDLLPEETHFVGFARSKLTMDDIRTACLPHMKVGDGESERLAAFFSRNSYLSGRYDEEDSFSELNAHLSSLTTSRGADHANCVFYLALPPSVYHHVSKNIRAHCMCRKGWSRVIVEKPFGRDLQSSQELSSHFSSLFREDQIYRIDHYLGKEMVQNLMVLRFGNRIFGPIWNRNSVACVVLTFKEPFGTQGRGGYFDDFGIIRDVMQNHLLQMLSLVAMEKPASTSPDDVRDEKVKVLKCIAPVPRSDVVLGQYIGDPEGEGHARLGYLDDPTVPNGSQTPTFATSVLYVQNERWDGVPFVLRCGKALNERKAEVRLQFTDVPGDIFNEQCQRNELVVRVQPDEAIYLKMMTKKPGAYFSPEETELDLTYRSRYKDVKLPDAYERLILDVFCGNPMHFVRSDELREAWRIFTPLLHHIEGEKTPPIPYTYGSRGPNEADELVRRVGFRYEGTYKYMSQF, encoded by the exons GTTGGTGATGGTGAGAGTGAGCGCCTCGCTGCGTTCTTCAGTAGGAACTCTTACCTGAGCGGCAGGTATGATGAGGAGGACTCCTTCTCTGAGCTGAATGCCCACCTGAGCTCCCTGACCACCAGCAGGGGGGCTGACCATGCTAACTGTGTCTTCTACCTGGCATTGCCCCCCAGCGTCTACCATCATGTTAGCAAGAACATCAGAGCCCACTGCATGTGCCGCAA AGGTTGGAGCAGGGTGATAGTGGAGAAGCCATTTGGTCGTGACTTGCAGAGTTCTCAGGAGCTGTCGTCCCACTTCTCCTCCCTGTTCAGAGAAGACCAGATCTACCGCATAGACCACTACCTGGGCAAGGAGATGGTGCAGAACCTCATGGTCCTCAG gTTTGGGAACCGTATCTTTGGTCCTATCTGGAACAGGAACAGCGTGGCCTGTGTGGTTCTAACCTTTAAAGAACCATTCGGTACACAGGGACGCGGAGGATACTTTGATGACTTTGGCATCATCCG TGATGTCATGCAGAACCACCTCCTCCAGATGCTCTCTCTGGTTGCCATGGAGAAGCCTGCCTCCACCAGCCCTGATGACGTGAGAGATGAGAAG GTGAAGGTGTTGAAATGCATCGCCCCAGTGCCTCGGTCTGATGTGGTGCTGGGTCAGTACATAGGGGACCCTGAGGGGGAGGGCCATGCCAGACTGGGTTACCTAGATGATCCCACCGTGCCCAACGGCTCCCAGACGCCTACCTTCGCCACCTCTGTGCTCTACGTACAGAATGAGAGATGGGATG GTGTTCCGTTCGTCCTGCGTTGCGGTAAGGCACTCAACGAGCGTAAGGCGGAAGTGCGTCTCCAGTTCACGGATGTTCCAGGGGACATCTTTAATGAGCAGTGCCAGAGGAATGAGCTGGTGGTGAGGGTACAGCCTGATGAGGCCATCTACCTCAAGATGATGACCAAGAAGCCTGGAGCCTACTTCAGCCCTGAGGAGACTGAACTGGACCTTACCTACAGGAGCAGATACAAG GACGTGAAGCTCCCTGATGCATATGAGCGTCTGATTCTGGATGTGTTCTGTGGGAATCCGATGCACTTTGTCCGCAG TGATGAGCTGCGAGAAGCCTGGAGGATcttcactcccctcctccatcacatagagggagagaaaacacCTCCTATCCCTTACACCTATGGAAG TCGTGGACCAAATGAAGCGGATGAGCTCGTGAGGAGGGTGGGATTCCGCTACGAGGGAACATACAA gtATATGTCCCAGTTCTGA
- the LOC109908327 gene encoding glucose-6-phosphate 1-dehydrogenase isoform X5: MTVRKRCSRFRWLFRDDLLPEETHFVGFARSKLTMDDIRTACLPHMKVGDGESERLAAFFSRNSYLSGRYDEEDSFSELNAHLSSLTTSRGADHANCVFYLALPPSVYHHVSKNIRAHCMCRKGWSRVIVEKPFGRDLQSSQELSSHFSSLFREDQIYRIDHYLGKEMVQNLMVLRFGNRIFGPIWNRNSVACVVLTFKEPFGTQGRGGYFDDFGIIRDVMQNHLLQMLSLVAMEKPASTSPDDVRDEKVKVLKCIAPVPRSDVVLGQYIGDPEGEGHARLGYLDDPTVPNGSQTPTFATSVLYVQNERWDGVPFVLRCGKALNERKAEVRLQFTDVPGDIFNEQCQRNELVVRVQPDEAIYLKMMTKKPGAYFSPEETELDLTYRSRYKDVKLPDAYERLILDVFCGNPMHFVRSDELREAWRIFTPLLHHIEGEKTPPIPYTYGSRGPNEADELVRRVGFRYEGTYKYMSQF; encoded by the exons GTTGGTGATGGTGAGAGTGAGCGCCTCGCTGCGTTCTTCAGTAGGAACTCTTACCTGAGCGGCAGGTATGATGAGGAGGACTCCTTCTCTGAGCTGAATGCCCACCTGAGCTCCCTGACCACCAGCAGGGGGGCTGACCATGCTAACTGTGTCTTCTACCTGGCATTGCCCCCCAGCGTCTACCATCATGTTAGCAAGAACATCAGAGCCCACTGCATGTGCCGCAA AGGTTGGAGCAGGGTGATAGTGGAGAAGCCATTTGGTCGTGACTTGCAGAGTTCTCAGGAGCTGTCGTCCCACTTCTCCTCCCTGTTCAGAGAAGACCAGATCTACCGCATAGACCACTACCTGGGCAAGGAGATGGTGCAGAACCTCATGGTCCTCAG gTTTGGGAACCGTATCTTTGGTCCTATCTGGAACAGGAACAGCGTGGCCTGTGTGGTTCTAACCTTTAAAGAACCATTCGGTACACAGGGACGCGGAGGATACTTTGATGACTTTGGCATCATCCG TGATGTCATGCAGAACCACCTCCTCCAGATGCTCTCTCTGGTTGCCATGGAGAAGCCTGCCTCCACCAGCCCTGATGACGTGAGAGATGAGAAG GTGAAGGTGTTGAAATGCATCGCCCCAGTGCCTCGGTCTGATGTGGTGCTGGGTCAGTACATAGGGGACCCTGAGGGGGAGGGCCATGCCAGACTGGGTTACCTAGATGATCCCACCGTGCCCAACGGCTCCCAGACGCCTACCTTCGCCACCTCTGTGCTCTACGTACAGAATGAGAGATGGGATG GTGTTCCGTTCGTCCTGCGTTGCGGTAAGGCACTCAACGAGCGTAAGGCGGAAGTGCGTCTCCAGTTCACGGATGTTCCAGGGGACATCTTTAATGAGCAGTGCCAGAGGAATGAGCTGGTGGTGAGGGTACAGCCTGATGAGGCCATCTACCTCAAGATGATGACCAAGAAGCCTGGAGCCTACTTCAGCCCTGAGGAGACTGAACTGGACCTTACCTACAGGAGCAGATACAAG GACGTGAAGCTCCCTGATGCATATGAGCGTCTGATTCTGGATGTGTTCTGTGGGAATCCGATGCACTTTGTCCGCAG TGATGAGCTGCGAGAAGCCTGGAGGATcttcactcccctcctccatcacatagagggagagaaaacacCTCCTATCCCTTACACCTATGGAAG TCGTGGACCAAATGAAGCGGATGAGCTCGTGAGGAGGGTGGGATTCCGCTACGAGGGAACATACAA gtATATGTCCCAGTTCTGA